Within the Rhizobium grahamii genome, the region AGACAAGGACAGCAGCATGGAAGCGCCTGTCAGCGTCAAGGCAATATTTCGACGAGAGATCATGCATGGTTTCCTGTTCAACTACGAATGGCTCTCAGAAAGAGCAGGCACATGTAGATGATGCAGCACGCCCAAACGGCAAGAATAAAGATCATGCCGGCTCGTCCCGACGGACGCTCCAGTCGTTTTGTCGCTTGAGCCCGAAGGTCTGCCATCACTGTGGGAGGGATCAGGCGGATGGCCAGCATGATCCCGAGAGGCACGATCACCAGATCGTCCAGATAGCCCAGCACCGGAATGAAATCCGGGATGAGGTCGATGGGCGAAAGCGCATAGGCGGCGACAGCGCCGGCGACTGCCTTGGCGTGCCAGGGAACGCGGTTGTCGCGCGCCGCCAGCCAGAGTACGACGATGTCACGCTTGAGTGACTTCGTCCATGCTTTGATCTTTGTTATCAGATGCATACCAATCGTCTTTGACTCAACTTCACAAGCGCTTCACGTCGTCCCGCCTTGCCGTATTCTTCCATCCTTCCGCCCTCTTTCCTTTCTAGCGTCCGGCGCTACAACGTCTTCACAAGAGAATTTCAAAAGGACTTCCCATGCCAGACTTGCTAAAGCGCGCAGCCCTGCCTCTCGTGGCTCTGATGCTCGCGCTGCCGGTTGCCGCCATTGCGCAAACCGCCAAGACCGTGCCGCAGAGTCAGTTGGAGATGCAGCTCTCCTTTGCGCCGCTCGTCAAGCAGACCGCCGGCGCCGTCGTCAATGTCTATGCGGAAAAGACAGTGCGCCGGCAATCGCCCTTTGCCGGCGACCCCTTCTTCGAGCAGTTCTTCGGCCAGCAGATGCCGAACCGCAGCGAG harbors:
- a CDS encoding YkvA family protein; its protein translation is MHLITKIKAWTKSLKRDIVVLWLAARDNRVPWHAKAVAGAVAAYALSPIDLIPDFIPVLGYLDDLVIVPLGIMLAIRLIPPTVMADLRAQATKRLERPSGRAGMIFILAVWACCIIYMCLLFLRAIRS